Proteins found in one Limnohabitans sp. TEGF004 genomic segment:
- the pssA gene encoding CDP-diacylglycerol--serine O-phosphatidyltransferase — translation MTEQPDQIEEFVPRKPSKGVYVLPNLFTLAALFGGFYAIVMAMNGNYELAAIGVFCALVLDSLDGRVARMTNTQSAFGEQMDSLADMVSFGAAPALISYEWALKGLGRWGWVAAFVYISCAALRLARFNVNTAVVDKRFFQGLPSPAAAALVMGFMWLMTEMGVSGPEVAWPMFAWCLYSGLTMVTNVPFYSFKDVQMKQSVPFVVIVLLALTIAVITIHPPIVLFALFMFYGLSGYALYAWRRAKGMQTSLISTSTDEPDEAGLHK, via the coding sequence ATGACAGAACAACCAGATCAAATAGAAGAGTTTGTGCCACGCAAGCCTAGCAAGGGCGTTTATGTTTTGCCCAATCTGTTTACCTTGGCCGCATTGTTTGGCGGTTTTTACGCCATCGTGATGGCGATGAATGGCAACTACGAGTTGGCAGCGATTGGCGTGTTTTGCGCCCTGGTGCTCGACAGTCTAGATGGGCGTGTGGCGCGTATGACCAACACGCAAAGTGCGTTTGGCGAGCAAATGGATTCTTTGGCCGATATGGTGTCGTTTGGTGCTGCGCCTGCCTTGATCTCGTATGAATGGGCACTCAAAGGTTTGGGCCGTTGGGGCTGGGTGGCTGCATTCGTCTACATCTCTTGTGCTGCACTGCGCTTGGCGCGTTTCAATGTGAATACGGCGGTGGTGGATAAACGCTTCTTTCAAGGCTTGCCTTCGCCTGCCGCTGCGGCATTGGTGATGGGTTTTATGTGGCTGATGACCGAGATGGGTGTTTCTGGTCCTGAGGTGGCTTGGCCCATGTTTGCATGGTGTTTGTATTCCGGTTTGACGATGGTCACCAACGTGCCGTTTTACAGCTTCAAAGATGTGCAGATGAAGCAAAGCGTTCCGTTTGTCGTGATTGTGTTGTTGGCCTTGACCATCGCTGTCATCACCATTCATCCACCGATTGTGTTGTTTGCTTTGTTCATGTTCTACGGTTTGAGCGGTTATGCCTTGTACGCATGGCGCCGTGCCAAAGGCATGCAAACCAGCCTCATCAGCACCTCCACCGATGAGCCCGATGAAGCCGGCTTGCACAAATGA
- the ilvN gene encoding acetolactate synthase small subunit, which produces MKHIISLMLENEPGALSRVVGLFSARGYNIESLTVAPTEDASLSRMTIQTHGSDEVIEQITKHLNRLIEVVKVVDLTEGAYTERELMLVKVRAVGKEREEMKRMADIFRGRIIDVTEKSYTIELTGDLSKNDAFLEAIDRSAILETVRTGACGIGRGERILRV; this is translated from the coding sequence ATGAAACACATCATTTCCCTGATGCTTGAAAACGAACCCGGCGCTTTGTCGCGCGTGGTGGGTTTGTTTTCTGCCCGTGGCTACAACATTGAATCTCTGACCGTGGCGCCTACCGAAGACGCCAGCTTGTCACGCATGACCATTCAAACACATGGTTCGGACGAGGTGATTGAACAAATCACCAAGCACTTGAACCGTTTGATTGAAGTGGTCAAAGTGGTCGACCTAACCGAGGGCGCTTACACCGAACGCGAGCTGATGCTTGTGAAGGTGCGTGCTGTTGGCAAAGAGCGTGAAGAGATGAAACGCATGGCCGATATCTTCCGTGGCCGCATCATCGATGTGACTGAGAAGAGCTACACCATTGAGTTGACGGGCGACCTGTCTAAGAACGATGCGTTCTTGGAAGCGATTGACCGCAGCGCAATTCTCGAAACCGTTCGCACGGGCGCATGTGGCATTGGCCGCGGCGAACGTATCTTGCGCGTTTAA
- a CDS encoding 2-isopropylmalate synthase — protein sequence MTDKLIIFDTTLRDGEQSPGASMTRDEKLRIARQLERLKVDVIEAGFAASSNGDFEAVQGIANAIKDSTICSLSRANDRDISRAAEALKGANSARIHTFIATSPLHMEKKLRMSPEQVLEQAKQSVRFARNLVGDIEFSAEDGYRSEMDFLCRVVEAVIAEGATTINIPDTVGYAIPELYGNFIKTLRERVPNSDKAIWSVHCHNDLGMAVANSLAGVKIGGARQVECTINGLGERAGNCSLEEVVMAIKTRRDYFDLAMNIDAKQILAASRMVSQTTGFVVQPNKAVVGANAFAHASGIHQDGVLKARDTYEIMRAEDVGWSANKIVLGKLSGRNAFKQRLEDLGVQMESEADINTAFAKFKELADRKSEIFDEDILALVSEEAVGNASEQFAFVSLSQHSETGERPHASVVFTVGGKEVKGDSDGNGPVDASLKAIESHVKSGAEMVLYSVNAISGSTESQGEVTVRLQNSGRVVNGVGSDPDIVVASAKAYLSALNKLQSKSDRVAAQG from the coding sequence ATGACCGATAAGCTCATTATTTTTGACACCACTTTGCGTGACGGCGAACAGTCGCCCGGCGCCTCAATGACGCGCGATGAGAAACTGCGCATTGCCCGTCAGCTCGAGCGATTGAAGGTCGACGTGATTGAGGCTGGTTTTGCTGCCAGCTCGAACGGTGACTTCGAGGCAGTGCAAGGCATTGCCAACGCCATCAAAGACTCCACCATTTGTTCGTTGTCTCGTGCGAATGACCGCGACATCAGCCGTGCAGCCGAAGCGCTCAAAGGTGCGAACAGCGCGCGCATCCACACCTTCATTGCCACGTCGCCGTTGCACATGGAGAAGAAGTTGCGCATGTCACCTGAGCAAGTGCTCGAGCAGGCCAAGCAGTCGGTGCGCTTTGCCCGTAACTTGGTGGGTGACATTGAGTTCAGCGCGGAAGACGGCTATCGCAGCGAAATGGATTTCTTGTGCCGTGTCGTTGAGGCTGTGATTGCTGAAGGTGCCACTACCATCAACATTCCAGACACCGTGGGTTACGCCATTCCAGAACTCTACGGCAACTTCATCAAAACTTTGCGCGAGCGTGTGCCTAACTCTGACAAAGCCATTTGGTCCGTGCATTGCCACAACGACTTGGGCATGGCCGTGGCCAACTCGTTGGCGGGTGTGAAGATTGGTGGCGCACGTCAGGTCGAGTGCACGATCAACGGTTTGGGCGAACGTGCCGGTAACTGCTCGTTGGAAGAGGTGGTCATGGCTATCAAGACCCGTCGCGATTACTTTGACCTCGCCATGAATATCGATGCCAAACAAATCTTGGCAGCAAGCCGAATGGTCAGCCAGACCACTGGTTTTGTGGTTCAGCCAAACAAGGCGGTGGTGGGGGCGAATGCCTTTGCTCATGCGTCTGGCATTCACCAAGACGGCGTGCTCAAAGCGCGTGACACCTACGAAATCATGCGTGCAGAAGATGTGGGTTGGAGTGCCAACAAGATCGTCTTGGGCAAGCTCAGTGGCCGCAACGCTTTCAAGCAGCGCTTGGAAGACTTGGGTGTGCAGATGGAAAGCGAGGCTGACATCAATACAGCCTTTGCCAAGTTCAAAGAGTTGGCAGATCGCAAGAGCGAAATCTTTGATGAAGACATCTTGGCTTTGGTGAGCGAAGAGGCCGTCGGCAACGCCAGTGAGCAATTTGCTTTTGTGTCTTTGTCGCAGCACAGCGAAACCGGTGAGCGTCCACACGCAAGCGTGGTGTTTACCGTCGGCGGCAAAGAAGTCAAGGGCGATTCAGATGGCAACGGCCCAGTCGATGCTTCGCTTAAGGCAATTGAGTCACACGTCAAGAGTGGCGCTGAAATGGTGCTGTATTCGGTCAATGCCATCAGCGGCTCGACAGAGAGCCAAGGCGAAGTGACGGTGCGTTTGCAAAACAGCGGTCGCGTGGTCAATGGCGTGGGCTCTGATCCTGACATCGTGGTGGCTTCAGCGAAAGCTTATTTGAGCGCCTTGAACAAGCTGCAAAGCAAATCTGACCGAGTGGCTGCACAAGGCTAA
- a CDS encoding TIGR00730 family Rossman fold protein: MNTPAFSVCVYCGSRNGIQPEYADVARQVGTWIGQHNGQLVYGGGNNGLMGLVAQATADAGGRVVGIIPKALQTKENTRTACTELHVVDTMHERKHMMAERADVFLALPGGIGTFEEFFEVWTWRQLGYHDKPIGLLNTQGYYDGLLQFAQNSVAQGFLNDWQMDLIRSGTEPTALLQELVQAAGFSPEPKLAGL; the protein is encoded by the coding sequence ATGAATACGCCTGCGTTTTCTGTGTGCGTCTACTGCGGTTCACGCAATGGCATCCAGCCCGAATACGCCGATGTGGCACGCCAAGTAGGCACGTGGATTGGCCAACACAACGGTCAATTGGTATACGGCGGTGGCAACAACGGCTTGATGGGGTTGGTAGCCCAGGCCACAGCCGATGCGGGCGGACGCGTGGTAGGCATCATTCCCAAAGCCTTGCAAACCAAAGAAAACACGCGCACAGCCTGCACCGAGCTGCATGTGGTGGACACCATGCACGAGCGCAAACACATGATGGCCGAACGCGCCGATGTGTTCTTGGCCCTGCCCGGCGGCATTGGCACCTTTGAAGAATTTTTTGAAGTGTGGACCTGGCGCCAGCTGGGCTACCACGACAAGCCCATTGGCTTGCTCAACACCCAAGGCTATTACGACGGCTTGCTGCAGTTTGCGCAAAACAGCGTCGCCCAAGGCTTTTTGAACGATTGGCAAATGGACTTGATTCGCAGTGGCACAGAGCCAACAGCATTGCTACAAGAGCTGGTACAAGCCGCAGGCTTTTCACCTGAACCTAAACTAGCAGGCCTGTAA
- a CDS encoding DUF3619 family protein, whose protein sequence is MTHTANTQDEFGLRIAARLNSASLELPHDISERLRAARTRAVAARLKPQTRLQTSTAVAHQNGAALLNFGGDEGLNIWSRLASLLPLIALIAGLALIQNIMDDDRANELAEIDSALLVDDLPPAAYADPGFLQFLKNPITASESKE, encoded by the coding sequence ATGACACATACCGCAAATACCCAAGATGAATTTGGCTTGCGCATTGCTGCTCGCCTGAATTCCGCCAGCCTTGAACTGCCGCACGACATCTCCGAGCGCCTGCGCGCCGCACGCACCCGTGCCGTTGCCGCACGCCTGAAACCCCAAACACGCCTGCAAACCAGCACGGCCGTGGCTCACCAAAATGGTGCAGCTCTATTGAATTTTGGCGGCGATGAAGGCTTGAACATTTGGAGCCGTTTGGCCTCCTTGCTGCCACTGATTGCTTTGATCGCAGGCTTGGCGCTGATCCAAAACATCATGGACGATGACCGTGCCAACGAATTGGCCGAAATTGATTCGGCCTTGCTCGTGGACGACCTCCCCCCAGCTGCCTACGCTGATCCGGGCTTTCTTCAGTTCTTGAAGAACCCCATCACAGCCAGCGAATCGAAAGAATAA
- a CDS encoding P-II family nitrogen regulator: MKQITAVIKPFKLEEVREALAECGVTGLTVTEVKGFGRQKGHTELYRGAEYVVDFLPKVKIEVTVKAADVDNCVDAIVRAARTGKIGDGKIFITPVERVVRIRTGELDETAI, translated from the coding sequence ATGAAGCAAATCACAGCCGTTATCAAACCATTCAAACTCGAAGAAGTGCGCGAAGCATTGGCCGAGTGTGGTGTGACGGGTTTGACCGTGACCGAGGTCAAGGGCTTTGGTCGTCAAAAGGGTCACACCGAGTTGTACCGTGGCGCTGAGTACGTGGTGGATTTTTTGCCCAAAGTGAAAATTGAAGTCACCGTGAAAGCCGCAGACGTGGACAACTGCGTGGACGCCATCGTGCGCGCAGCTCGCACAGGCAAGATTGGTGACGGTAAAATCTTCATCACGCCTGTGGAGCGTGTGGTGCGCATTCGCACAGGTGAGTTGGACGAAACCGCTATTTGA
- a CDS encoding acetolactate synthase 3 catalytic subunit: protein MDNSKSESHSAAATGGQAQELMGAEILVKALQAENVKHIWGYPGGSVLYIYDALYNQNTIQHVLVRHEQAAVHAADGYARATGDVGVALVTSGPGATNAVTGIATAYMDSIPMVIITGQVPTHAIGLDAFQECDTIGITRPIVKHNFLVKDVRDLALTLKKAFHIARSGRPGPVVVDIPKDVSFKKTTYEGYPAEVQMRSYNPVRKGHGGQIRKALQLLMAAKRPYIYTGGGVLLGNASQELRTLVDMLGYPVTNTLMGLGAYPASEPKFLGMLGMHGTMEANNAMQNCDVLLAVGARFDDRVIGNPKHFAQNERKIIHIDIDPSSISKRVKVDIPIVGDVKDVLVEMIDMIKESGLKPDAAALACWWETIEAWRKRDCLKYDRENTTVIKPQYVIETLHNMTKGTDTYITSDVGQHQMWAAQYYGFDEPRRWINSGGLGTMGVGIPYAMGIKLAKPDSEVFCVTGEGSVQMCIQELSTCFQYNTPIKVLALNNRYLGMVRQWQEIEYEGRYSSSYMDAIPDFVKLAEAYGHVGMLIERPEDVEPALREARRLKDRTVFIDFRTDPTENVFPMVKAGKGITEMLLGSEDL from the coding sequence ATGGATAACTCAAAGTCGGAATCGCATTCCGCAGCCGCCACTGGCGGTCAAGCACAAGAATTGATGGGTGCCGAGATTCTCGTCAAGGCCCTGCAAGCTGAAAACGTCAAGCACATCTGGGGCTATCCCGGCGGTTCAGTTCTCTACATCTACGACGCGCTGTACAACCAAAACACGATTCAGCACGTGTTGGTTCGTCACGAGCAAGCGGCGGTTCATGCAGCTGATGGCTATGCCCGCGCCACAGGTGATGTGGGTGTGGCCCTCGTGACTTCAGGGCCAGGTGCTACCAACGCGGTGACCGGCATTGCGACGGCCTACATGGACAGCATTCCCATGGTGATCATCACCGGTCAAGTGCCCACGCACGCGATCGGTTTGGATGCCTTCCAAGAGTGCGACACCATTGGCATCACGCGCCCCATCGTCAAACACAATTTCTTGGTCAAAGACGTTCGCGACTTGGCCTTGACGCTGAAAAAAGCGTTCCACATCGCTCGCAGCGGCCGTCCTGGTCCTGTGGTGGTGGACATTCCAAAAGACGTGTCTTTCAAGAAGACCACGTACGAAGGCTATCCAGCTGAAGTACAAATGCGCTCCTACAACCCTGTGCGCAAAGGCCACGGCGGTCAAATTCGCAAGGCGTTGCAGTTGCTGATGGCGGCTAAGCGCCCTTACATCTATACCGGTGGCGGTGTATTGCTGGGCAACGCTTCGCAAGAGTTGCGCACCTTGGTCGACATGCTGGGTTACCCCGTGACCAACACCTTGATGGGTCTCGGCGCTTACCCTGCAAGCGAGCCGAAGTTCCTGGGTATGTTGGGCATGCACGGCACGATGGAAGCCAACAACGCCATGCAAAACTGCGATGTGTTGCTGGCTGTTGGCGCTCGTTTCGATGACCGCGTGATTGGCAACCCCAAACACTTTGCGCAAAACGAACGCAAGATCATCCACATCGACATTGATCCTTCCAGCATCTCCAAGCGTGTGAAGGTCGACATCCCAATCGTCGGCGATGTGAAAGACGTGTTGGTCGAGATGATCGACATGATCAAAGAATCTGGCTTGAAGCCCGACGCGGCCGCATTGGCTTGCTGGTGGGAAACCATCGAAGCTTGGCGCAAGCGCGACTGCTTGAAGTACGACCGTGAAAACACCACCGTCATCAAGCCGCAGTACGTCATTGAAACACTGCACAACATGACCAAAGGTACTGACACCTACATCACGTCTGACGTGGGTCAGCACCAAATGTGGGCTGCACAGTACTACGGGTTTGACGAGCCACGTCGCTGGATCAACTCAGGCGGTTTGGGCACCATGGGCGTCGGTATTCCTTACGCCATGGGTATCAAACTGGCCAAGCCTGACAGCGAAGTGTTCTGCGTGACAGGCGAGGGCTCGGTGCAAATGTGTATCCAAGAACTCTCGACTTGCTTCCAGTACAACACGCCCATCAAGGTGTTGGCACTCAACAACCGATACCTCGGGATGGTGCGCCAGTGGCAAGAAATCGAATACGAAGGCCGCTACAGCAGCAGCTACATGGACGCGATTCCTGACTTCGTGAAATTGGCGGAAGCCTATGGTCACGTGGGCATGCTGATTGAACGTCCTGAGGACGTCGAGCCAGCTTTGCGCGAAGCTCGCCGTCTGAAAGACCGCACGGTGTTCATCGACTTCCGTACCGACCCCACCGAGAACGTGTTCCCGATGGTCAAGGCCGGTAAGGGCATCACCGAAATGCTGCTTGGCAGCGAAGACCTGTGA
- the ilvC gene encoding ketol-acid reductoisomerase, with protein MKVFYDKDCDLSLIKGKTVAIIGYGSQGHAHAQNLNDSGVKVVVGLRKGGASWDKVGKAGLTVMEVNDAVKAADVVMILLPDEMIAEVYNNNVAPHIKQGASLAFAHGFNVHYNQVVPRADLDVWMVAPKAPGHTVRNTYTQGGGVPHLVAVHQDKSGKARDLALSYAMANGGGKAGIIETNFKEETETDLFGEQAVLCGGAVELIKMGYETLVEAGYAPEMAYFECLHELKLIVDLIYEGGIANMNYSISNNAEYGEYVTGPEVINAQSREAMRNALKRIQDGEYAKMFIQEGRLNYPSMTARRRNTADHQIEVVGSQLRAMMPWIAKNKLVDQTRN; from the coding sequence GTGAAAGTTTTTTACGACAAAGATTGTGATCTGTCCCTGATCAAAGGCAAAACTGTAGCCATCATCGGCTACGGCTCACAAGGCCACGCACACGCCCAAAACTTGAACGACAGCGGCGTCAAGGTCGTGGTTGGTCTGCGCAAGGGTGGCGCATCTTGGGACAAAGTCGGCAAAGCTGGCTTGACAGTCATGGAAGTGAACGACGCAGTGAAAGCTGCTGACGTGGTCATGATCTTGTTGCCTGACGAAATGATCGCCGAGGTGTACAACAACAATGTGGCTCCTCACATCAAGCAAGGCGCTTCGTTGGCATTTGCCCACGGCTTCAACGTGCACTACAACCAAGTCGTGCCACGCGCCGACTTGGACGTGTGGATGGTGGCGCCAAAGGCCCCAGGTCACACCGTGCGCAACACGTACACCCAAGGTGGTGGCGTGCCTCACCTCGTCGCTGTGCATCAAGACAAGAGCGGCAAAGCCCGCGATTTGGCTTTGAGCTATGCCATGGCCAACGGTGGCGGCAAAGCCGGCATCATCGAAACCAACTTCAAAGAAGAAACTGAAACCGACTTGTTCGGCGAGCAAGCTGTTCTGTGCGGTGGTGCGGTTGAGCTGATCAAGATGGGTTACGAGACTCTGGTGGAAGCCGGTTACGCCCCTGAAATGGCTTACTTTGAGTGCTTGCACGAGTTGAAGCTGATCGTTGACTTGATCTATGAAGGCGGCATCGCCAACATGAACTACTCGATCTCGAACAACGCCGAATACGGCGAGTACGTGACCGGTCCTGAAGTGATCAACGCACAAAGCCGTGAAGCCATGCGTAACGCTTTGAAGCGCATTCAAGACGGCGAATACGCCAAGATGTTCATCCAGGAAGGTCGTTTGAACTACCCAAGCATGACCGCACGTCGTCGCAACACTGCCGATCACCAGATCGAAGTGGTGGGCAGCCAATTGCGCGCCATGATGCCTTGGATTGCGAAGAACAAGCTGGTTGACCAAACCCGCAATTAA
- a CDS encoding DUF3106 domain-containing protein → MTFKRSLSAALAVQLLLSGAVLLVSGRVCAQTVSAVATTPPPSLPGRPLWMDLTESQQQALAPLSQLWPTMTEPHKRKWLAISQNFGQLTTDEQSTVQGRMREWAALSPQQRTAARLNYADAKQLLQDDKKAKWEAYQALSPEAKQKLAAQQPTQPVKGAAPAVKPVSPAKLTPPPAASANKALPRIATDQAAPATLLPTPLPSSAPASATTESTTTLQ, encoded by the coding sequence ATGACATTCAAGCGTTCGCTCAGTGCCGCACTCGCCGTCCAACTTTTGTTGAGCGGTGCTGTGTTGCTTGTTAGCGGACGGGTCTGCGCACAAACAGTTTCAGCCGTAGCTACCACCCCCCCCCCCAGTCTGCCTGGCCGCCCTTTGTGGATGGACTTGACCGAGTCGCAACAACAAGCACTAGCTCCCTTGTCTCAACTGTGGCCCACCATGACTGAGCCACACAAGCGCAAATGGCTGGCGATCTCACAAAACTTTGGACAACTCACGACCGACGAACAATCGACCGTGCAAGGCCGTATGCGTGAATGGGCGGCACTTAGCCCACAACAACGCACAGCTGCACGTTTGAATTACGCCGATGCCAAGCAGCTGCTGCAAGACGATAAGAAAGCCAAGTGGGAAGCGTATCAAGCCCTCTCACCAGAAGCTAAGCAAAAGTTGGCCGCACAGCAACCCACCCAACCCGTCAAGGGCGCGGCACCTGCGGTCAAACCTGTGTCACCTGCGAAGTTAACCCCACCACCTGCAGCAAGTGCCAACAAAGCCCTGCCACGCATCGCAACCGACCAAGCCGCACCAGCCACGTTGCTGCCCACACCCCTCCCCAGTTCAGCGCCGGCCAGCGCAACGACTGAAAGCACCACCACACTCCAATGA
- a CDS encoding RNA polymerase sigma factor has protein sequence MATEQELSDFLKSVEKRAFKRSVYHVRDEEAALDIVQDSMMKLAEHYGDKPAEELPMLFHRILSNTTLDWFRRNKTRKALFSNFSDFDSDKDDGEFDLLEALAVDNDSQTTQSAEDNFASIANVHEIEEEIQNLPARQREAFLLRYWEDLDVSETAAAMGCSEGSVKTHCSRAVLALSKALKEKGIQP, from the coding sequence GTGGCCACCGAACAAGAACTGTCAGACTTCCTAAAAAGCGTTGAGAAGCGAGCCTTCAAGCGCTCGGTCTATCACGTTCGCGATGAAGAAGCGGCCCTAGACATCGTGCAAGACAGCATGATGAAGCTCGCCGAGCACTATGGCGACAAGCCTGCCGAAGAGCTACCCATGCTGTTTCATCGCATTCTGTCTAACACCACGCTTGACTGGTTCAGGCGTAACAAAACACGCAAAGCGCTGTTCAGCAATTTCAGTGACTTCGACTCTGACAAAGATGACGGCGAATTTGACCTGTTAGAGGCCTTGGCTGTCGATAACGACAGCCAAACCACGCAAAGCGCCGAAGACAACTTCGCCAGCATCGCCAACGTCCACGAGATCGAAGAAGAAATACAAAATTTGCCAGCGCGTCAACGAGAAGCCTTCCTGCTGCGTTATTGGGAGGATCTTGATGTTTCAGAGACAGCTGCTGCTATGGGTTGCTCTGAAGGAAGCGTCAAAACACATTGCTCTCGGGCTGTACTGGCACTCAGCAAAGCGCTCAAAGAAAAAGGAATTCAACCATGA
- a CDS encoding RDD family protein yields MTSDLTAPSLPRRMACWLYEGLLLFGVLFISGYLFSTLSQSRHALDNRHGLQAFLFLVVGIYFTWFGHKGQTLAMKTWHIRVVDTQGEALTQKRAFVRYALSWIWFIPPLAILAPYALTGAETTVLFVGWVAVWALLSRFHPQRQFWHDVFAGTRLVTAPPIAPAKHKA; encoded by the coding sequence ATGACCTCGGACTTGACAGCCCCCAGCCTGCCGCGTCGCATGGCTTGCTGGCTCTATGAGGGGCTGCTTTTGTTTGGTGTGCTGTTCATTTCGGGCTATTTGTTCAGCACCCTCAGCCAGTCACGCCATGCGCTAGACAACCGCCATGGACTGCAAGCCTTTTTATTTTTGGTCGTCGGCATTTACTTCACCTGGTTTGGCCACAAAGGCCAAACTTTGGCCATGAAAACTTGGCATATCCGTGTGGTTGACACCCAAGGCGAAGCCCTCACCCAAAAACGTGCCTTTGTACGCTACGCCTTGAGTTGGATTTGGTTCATCCCCCCTCTCGCCATCTTGGCCCCTTACGCACTGACTGGCGCAGAGACGACCGTGTTGTTTGTCGGCTGGGTGGCTGTGTGGGCCTTGCTTAGCCGCTTTCACCCGCAGCGCCAGTTTTGGCACGACGTTTTTGCCGGTACGCGCTTGGTCACGGCACCGCCTATTGCCCCAGCCAAACACAAGGCCTAA
- a CDS encoding diacylglycerol kinase, giving the protein MSANPQKNRTGLNRVWYAFGYSLSGLKAAWYEKAFRQEAIGAFVLVPLSFYVGKTWQETALLAGTVVLVMVVELLNTGIESAIDRIGPEWHELAKRAKDTGSAAVLLSLLLCIAVWAAAIHANFSA; this is encoded by the coding sequence ATGAGTGCAAATCCACAAAAAAACAGAACTGGCCTCAATCGCGTTTGGTATGCCTTTGGCTACTCGCTCAGCGGCCTGAAAGCTGCTTGGTACGAAAAAGCATTTCGCCAAGAAGCCATCGGCGCCTTCGTCTTGGTACCTTTATCTTTTTATGTGGGTAAAACTTGGCAAGAAACAGCACTGCTGGCCGGCACAGTTGTGCTGGTCATGGTGGTTGAACTACTCAACACCGGCATCGAATCTGCCATTGACCGCATTGGCCCTGAATGGCATGAACTGGCTAAACGTGCCAAAGACACAGGCAGCGCAGCCGTGCTATTGAGCTTGTTGCTATGCATCGCTGTTTGGGCGGCCGCCATCCACGCTAACTTTTCCGCTTGA